The Phalacrocorax carbo chromosome 2, bPhaCar2.1, whole genome shotgun sequence region catgtgtttaaaatatgaGTTCTGTCTTGTTATTTCACATGTTGGATCATAAACCTTATGTAGAAAGCACGAGGAAACAATTTGCCAGAGGGACATTAATCATACCCTGACATTCCCGATGAGCCAGTGATTGGCATCAGGAAGAAGGATGTCCTACAAGATGGAGCAAAAAAGAACTTTCCATGCTGGTAAAGGAAAATGCAGGGTCAAACACAAATTGTGAAAAAGCGCAACAGGAGACCAGTGTTCAACCTCACAAAAACCTCCCTCTGACCACAGCTTTGGCTCTGAATGACGTGCTGGCTGAAAGACTCAGGTTTGATTTGACAAGATAAGCATGTTTAGGCAGAAGGCAGCACACACggtaatttgttttatttcacaagACAGATGTATTTGACAATGTGTTcttagaaacacatttttccccttaataaAGTGGGAGATGGCTTTCGTCCAAGTCTGAAAGGACTTTCATTGCAATAACTTCTTCAGCACTTTCTTGATGGGAGTTGAGTTTAACTTTGAGTCTTATTTTTATGGTTAATTGTGAGGTCTGTCATTCCTGGTAAGCAGCTTTCCCTTGCAAGTAAAAATCTCACTTTTTCTTGGCTGCTGTATTAATCTCCGATGTATGTATCTTTCCAAGTTATGGTACCCATTCTTACTTATGAACAACTATTAGACTTTCTCAAGTTCTGATGAATCTTTTTCATGTAAAATGTCCACCCTTTCCTGATGAAGCTAGCACAGCCTTCAGACACTACTGACATTGATGGTGACCCTAACGAACAGCAGTAACCACTTTCAGTGTCCCCAGGATCTGCTCGTGCCATTGTGCAATAAATCAACTGTGATAGCCCCAGACCAACACCTTGGGCAATCCCTACTGGGAAGCCCAGCAGGCCTGCCTCCAGGCACCAACATCCCAGGAGCCTGTAGTGCCAAAGCAGCCTCACAACACTGCTCAGTATTAGGCAAGTGATATAGTTTTCTCTTACAGAAGCTGAAAATTAATCTGGAGGATATTCAGGGCTTGATTTCAATAGGGTTACGGTGTTTGCGCTCTGAATCCAAGTTAAGAGTAACAGCCAGTAAGCAACAGCcctaaaaatctgtatttcagggTGAAATCCAGCTAAAAACCAGCAGAGCCTAAAGTGTAAGTCCAGAGGGTTGAACAATGATCCCGAAATCCTCTTGTCAGCATCTTCTGGATAGAGGGCTCCCAGCACTCACCACTGATCTGTGCAGCCACACACCCCCCGGTGCCGGGACAGAGGCTCCCTGGAAATTCAGGGAGGGCTGAGGAGATCAGAACTGAGCAGGGTGGGAAAGCAAAGCTGGCGTAACCCACCTTCACGAGACCTGACCTGGGAGACGTGCTTACACGATCTCTCTAACACCCTGTCTTCTGCCTTTAGTAGCCTGTGGGAGACTGTGGAGACCCTCCCTCcttgaaaaacatttgaaatggtTGTGCTAGGCATTTTTTAGCTGAAAGTCGCAAGGATTAGAGAATGAAGTAAAAGTTCTCTCAGCCTGAGACTTCAAACCCACGATTTTCCCCTTCTAGGAAAATGCCCTGCTCTCTACGTTGCATGATGTGCCGAGTGGCTTGGGATAAACCTGGCATTTTACGTCTCCTACAAAAGCTATGACAGCAAGgaataaaaatctgcttttaaatatgCCAGAGATAATGCAGCACAGGACAGTATCTCTGTGGTGCAGGGGTTCATACACTCAGCAGGGGGGAGAAGGACTTCCAGAtttcaaaatttattatttattgtgcTTGCTGAATGTTAAAGGCACAAACTGACCTGAGGACAGGAGCTGTTTATGGTTCCCAGCTCCCAAGCCACCAGCTATGAGTCTGTCTTCTTGTCCAGTTTACCATGTGCTTTATCTACCCAGCCTTGCTGCTTCCATTGCAACCCCTTGGGACTGACCAATGTGAATTCCTCAGACAACAGCACCCTAGGTGCTCCCAGAAGGAGAGAGCTACACACAAACTAGGATTTCAACCAACCTGCTGAacagcacaggcacagcagTTCTGTTTCACTTTCTAAGCACGGGCAGATATTTGCCAGCAGCTCACTAACTGCAACTGTGAGAGGCAACGTCATAGCCTGGGGGCTGGGTTTTGTGTacactgcagagctggaagggaaaCACCTGATCAAGTGGGAACACCAACTGTTTACTCAGTGGGATGTATCTGAGCAACCCAAATGCTCTGCATGTTTGTTGGTAACGTGCCTGGCAGAGAGGAAAGCTGACGAGGGCATCAATCCACCGAGAACCTCAAAGGTTGTCTGTGGAGTGTGCAACAAAACATCAGCAACTGTCTCAGTTCAACCTGCCACGGTTCTGGTGGGTCAATGGACACATCCACCTCCTTCGCATGTGCCTCCTCAGGCCCTGATCTGCTCTGGAGGTACCTTACAGAGCACGATCCGAAGtatgaagggaagaagaaactcAAGATCTCAGGCAGAGAGCTGGCATCGGTTCCTGCGCAGGTCTTTGGCTTGGACCGGCTGCAGGTCCTGGAGATGAGCCCAGAACGAGAAAGCTGCCTGAGGTACGGGATGGAGCTGCTTCCCCGAGAGATCAGCCGCCTCAGGAATTTAACCTGCCTCTACGTGGACTCCAACAACTTGAAGAAAATCCCTGCCGAGATTGGCACTTTGAGTCACTTGGAGAGGCTTACTCTGAGCAACAACAACCTGAGATCTCTGCCTCCAGAAATAGGGGCACTTCAAAGGCTGCACAGCCTCCACCTGGCCAACAACAGCCTCACCGAACTGCCTGCACCCCTCTGCCAGCTGAGGAGCCTCACCTTTCTAGATGTGAGTGACAACAAAATAGGCACAATCCCCTCCACTGTTCGGAATCTGGAGAAACTGGAAACGTTGCTATTGCTCTTCAACTCATTGAAGAGTCTACCTGAAGATGTCTGTCTTTTAAGGAATCTGCGCACGCTTTGGTTGGGAAACAACCATCTACGGTCCCTTCCAGCAAGGTTTGGGGAGCTGGTGAACCTGGACTGGGGATACAATTACTGTTCATGCAACTTTGAGGGGAATCCCCTGGAAAGTCCTCCCCCTGAAGTCTGTAGCAGAGGCCCTGAAGAAATCAGAGACTATTTCTTGTCATTCTGTAGGACTCAGAGGAACTAGATTACCGGTGTCAGTCTTCACAAAGTGACTGAGAGGGTTTACTCTGTACAAATCAACTGCACAAGCAAAATGTGTTCCAGATGGAAAAGTCTGGTAAAAATCACTCGGTAGAGCTCAAAagcctcctctctgctgtaagGTGATTTCTTTGGCAgtctgtggttttg contains the following coding sequences:
- the LOC104043005 gene encoding leucine-rich repeat protein lrrA-like; the encoded protein is MDTSTSFACASSGPDLLWRYLTEHDPKYEGKKKLKISGRELASVPAQVFGLDRLQVLEMSPERESCLRYGMELLPREISRLRNLTCLYVDSNNLKKIPAEIGTLSHLERLTLSNNNLRSLPPEIGALQRLHSLHLANNSLTELPAPLCQLRSLTFLDVSDNKIGTIPSTVRNLEKLETLLLLFNSLKSLPEDVCLLRNLRTLWLGNNHLRSLPARFGELVNLDWGYNYCSCNFEGNPLESPPPEVCSRGPEEIRDYFLSFCRTQRN